A window of Erpetoichthys calabaricus chromosome 12, fErpCal1.3, whole genome shotgun sequence contains these coding sequences:
- the LOC127529749 gene encoding gastrula zinc finger protein XlCGF57.1-like: MSSPSKIKCKMDKFLPVEGDLEQEQSVNSMQKVNSLTSLCIKAEPVSEGSEYVKEELHLKCAQIKQELCEVELSSDKLWNPGERFPSPVPVKSEQSEDLFPTCQIVHKEEESVFPEGTTTFQLTDNNFQTVFWCTECGKGFNWVSSLRDHQRIHTGEKPYDCSECGKKFSTSSSLKTHRRLHTGERPYSCTECGKSFIASNYLKSHQRIHTGEKPYNCVECGKNFSASSHLKSHQMTHTGVKPYVCTECGKSFSRLNILKKHQISHAGDHLYTCGECGKSCITSEELESHRRIHTGEKPYICEECGKSFHFMLNLKKHQKIHSGEKPYSCADCGKRFWVPRDLRTHQRIHTGERPYSCVECGKTFRLYICLKRHQQIHTGVKPFSCADCGKSCITSGELKSHQRIHTGEKPYSCGECGRNFSQLGNLRSHQRIHTGERPYICPECGKNFKHLFSLKGHQMIHARNKQCTSGKTIQRGKTI; the protein is encoded by the coding sequence ATGTCCAGTCCGAgtaaaataaagtgcaaaatgGACAAATTCTTGCCAGTAGAAGGTGACCTGGAACAAGAACAATCTGTAAATTCAATGCAAAAAGTCAACAGTCTAACGTCACTCTGTATCAAAGCGGAACCTGTCTCTGAGGGATCTGAATACGTAAAAGAAGAGCTTCATCTGAAGTGTGCGCAAATTAAACAAGAGCTCTGTGAGGTTGAACTGTCCTCTGATAAACTTTGGAATCCAGGTGAGCGTTTCCCTTCTCCTGTACCTGTTAAGAGTGAGCAGTCAGAAGACCTCTTTCCAACGTGTCAGATAGTTCACAAAGAGGAAGAGAGTGTTTTCCCCGAGGGAACAACAACTTTTCAACTGACTGATAATaattttcaaactgttttttggTGCACTGAATGCGGGAAGGGCTTCAATTGGGTAAGTAGCTTGAGAGACCACCagagaattcacactggggagaagccgTATGACTGTAGTGAATGTGGGAAGAAGTTCAGTACATCCAGTAGCTTAAAAACCCATCGTAGACTCCACACTGGGGAGAGGCCTTACAGCTGCACTGAATGTGGTAAGAGCTTCATCGCATCCAACTACTTAAAATCACACCAGAGaatacacactggagaaaaaccctaCAACTGTGTCGAATGTGGGAAGAACTTCAGTGCCTCCTCTCACCTAAAATCACACCAGATGACTCACACAGGGGTGAAGCCTTACGTTTGTACCGAATGTGGGAAAAGCTTCTCTCGGTTAAACATACTTAAGAAACACCAGATCAGTCATGCCGGAGACCATTTATACACATGCGGTGAGTGTGGGAAAAGCTGTATTACATCAGAAGAATTAGAATCACACCGGaggattcacacaggagagaagccatacatCTGTGAAGAATGTGGGAAAAGCTTTCACTTCATGTTGAACTTAAAGAAGCACCAGAAAATTCACAGCGGCGAGAAGCCATACAGCTGTGCCGACTGCGGCAAGAGATTTTGGGTCCCGCGAGATTTAAGAACACACCagagaattcacaccggagagagaCCATATAGCTGCGTGGAATGCGGGAAGACCTTTAGACTATATATTTGCTTGAAAAGACACCAGCAGATTCACACCGGGGTGAAGCCGTTCAGCTGTGCCGACTGTGGGAAGAGCTGTATTACGTCTGGTGAGCTGAAATCGCACCagagaattcacacaggggagaagccttACAGCTGTGGTGAATGTGGGCGAAATTTCAGTCAGCTAGGAAATCTTCGGTCACACCagagaattcacaccggagagcgGCCGTACATTTGTCCCGAGTGTGGGAAAAACTTCAAACATTTATTTAGCCTGAAAGGCCACCAGATGATTCATGCCAGAAATAAACAGTGCACTAGTGGAAAGACAATTCAGCGGGGAAAAACTATATAG
- the LOC114662301 gene encoding zinc finger protein 252-like has translation MESCVSIQEPCAKDSSRDGKDFSKRSQMNNHKSVQHDLEETSRHVMDKFSVNGSLYMKVEPTDMALVHIKQECTDFDSEQIKEEMCEVEISSGIKMNFKESSTAEASIKKEQTNASWESSTATTPHVQSGKGLPHHIKCPDCGEIFRYKCQFKVHERIHNGEKPFTCTECGRSFNVFSNLKRHKRIHSGEKPYSCDKCNKTFSLIQYLQSHQRSHTDDKPYICHECGRRFRLLQPLKVHQRVHTGEKPFSCNQCWKSYTQRQSLISHLRSHSGEKPFSCCECDKSFSLLQKLKAHQRIHTGEKPYKCNDCDKSFSQRKYYKKHIVIHAGEKPYSSTGYEKSVGWVESVSAFQTTPPAIEKPYTCTQCGRNFRRLAMLTKHQIIHTEENSHICPDCGKSFDRSCQLKLHQRIHTGEKPYNCTDCGRSFRLLTTFRKHQRTHTGEKPYSCPECGKSFSESGTLKKHQRIHTGEKPYCCNDCGKSFSRIGNLSTHQRFHSGEKPYKCSECGKSFRESGTLKRHKTVHTGEKPFSCEECGKNFSLLQNLKAHQRTHSRERLRSRE, from the coding sequence ATGGAAAGTTGTGTGAGCATTCAAGAGCCTTGTGCCAAAGATTCTTCAAGAGATGGCAAAGATTTCTCAAAACGGAGTCAAATGAATAACCACAAAAGTGTGCAACATGACCTTGAAGAAACCTCTCGTCACGTTATGGACAAGTTCAGTGTGAATGGCTCACTGTATATGAAAGTGGAACCCACCGATATGGCATTAGTCCACATCAAACAAGAGTGCACGGACTTTGATTCTGAGCAGATTAAAGAAGAAATGTGTGAGGTGGAGATTTCTTCTGGTATCAAAATGAACTTCAAGGAGAGCAGCACTGCTGAAGCAAGCATAAAAAAGGAGCAGACAAATGCATCTTGGGAAAGTTCGACAGCTACAACACCCCATGTTCAATCAGGCAAGGGCTTACCACACCACATCAAGTGCCCTGATTGTGGAGAAATATTTAGGTATAAGTGTCAGTTTAAAGTTCATGAGAGGATTCACAATGGAGAAAAACCATTCACGTGCACCGAATGTGGCAGGAGCTTCAATGTGTTCTCGAACCTCAAGAGACACAAAAGAATCCACAGTGGGGAAAAGCCGTATAGCTGTGATAAGTGCAACAAAACCTTCAGTCTAATACAGTATCTTCAATCACACCAGAGGAGCCACACCGATGACAAGCCGTATATCTGTCACGAATGTGGCAGAAGATTCCGACTGCTACAACCCCTTAAAGTTCACCAGCgcgttcacactggagagaagccatttagTTGCAATCAGTGTTGGAAGAGCTACACTCAGCGTCAGAGTCTCATATCTCACCTAAGAAGTCACAGTGGTGAGAAGCCATTCAGTTGCTGTGAATGTGACAAGAGCTTCAGTTTGCTGCAGAAGCTCAAAGCTCACCAgaggattcacactggagagaaaccatacaaATGTAACGACTGTGACAAAAGCTTCAGTCAACGGAAATATTACAAAAAGCACATTGTAATACACGCCGGGGAGAAGCCCTATAGTAGTACTGGATACGAGAAGTCTGTCGGTTGGGTGGAAAGTGTAAGTGCATTCCAGACGACTCCTCCTGCTATTGAGAAACCGTACACCTGCACCCAATGTGGCAGAAATTTCCGTCGACTGGCAATGTTAACGAAACACCAAATAATTCACACCGAGGAGAACTCCCATATCTGTCCAGACTGTGGGAAAAGCTTTGATCGTTCCTGCCAACTAAAATTACACCAAAGAATCCATACTGGCGAGAAACCTTACAACTGTACCGACTGTGGACGGAGTTTCCGCCTGTTAACAACCTTCAGGAAACATCAGCGAACTCACACCGGAGAGAAACCGTACAGCTGCCCTGAATGCGGGAAAAGCTTCAGCGAGTCAGGGACGCTTAAAAAACATCAGAGGATTCACACGGGGGAGAAGCCATACTGTTGTAATGACTGCGGGAAGAGCTTCAGTCGGATAGGAAACCTGAGCACACACCAGAGGTTTCATTCTGGGGAGAAGCCGTACAAATGCTCGGAGTGCGGGAAGAGCTTTAGAGAATCGGGAACGCTCAAAAGACATAAGAccgttcacactggagagaagccgtttAGCTGTGAGGAATGTGGGAAGAACTTCAGTCTGTTACAGAACCTTAAGGCGCACCAGAGAACTCACTCGAGAGAGAGGCTGCGCAGTCGGGAGTAG